Proteins encoded together in one Argiope bruennichi chromosome 1, qqArgBrue1.1, whole genome shotgun sequence window:
- the LOC129963723 gene encoding protein-serine O-palmitoleoyltransferase porcupine-like isoform X1 produces the protein MDYDYDDYAYEDFYDDYGDIFPNPTDYTLQDLWTDCLVPTLYDGFQSCAKLLCCSLLLKFSLSLTFLPEHVFHLSSSSLGLYCLYSFFGNEIFYIIVFAIVGYCILLLANNILKQYQGVVCALFCFIFLIICELFFADKKMWHRIRGCQMLLSMKIISLGFDTGYTDKQMPSLLPCFGYLFHVGTVIFGPWISYSSYVASKLDIKITLSWLSTIVRCIFLSFIFLTVSTCWTSFLLYSTGWKWIDAYRDALSFRSSHYFVSYISEVTATLSGVRSSAVSSAFEIELPRSLVEVVVWWNVPMHFWLKTYVFKTAKPLGDFAAILLTYAASSLLHGLNFQLAAVLLSLGFYTYIEHVLRKKLSGIFNACILARKCKPDCEHLFKSNAVYVRIANIGFGLLAMFHLAYLGVMFDSSSSIEEEGYNMQHTLQKWAELDFSSHWVALFCYIFYYLV, from the exons ATGGATTATGATTATGATGACTATGCATATGAGGATTTTTACGATGATTATGGAGATATTTTTCCAAATCCCACGGATTATACATTGCAAGATTTGTGGACCGATTGCTTAGTACCAACATTATATGATGGTTTCCAGTCTTGTGCAAAATTATTGTGCTGCTCTTTGCTTTTAAAGTTTTCCCTTTCATTAA CCTTTTTACCTGAACATGTCTTCCACCTTTCTTCAAGTTCTCTTGGTTTATACTGCTTGTACAGTTTCTttggtaatgaaatattttacatcattgtGTTTGCCATTGTGGGATATTGCATTTTATTGctagcaaataatattttgaagcagtACCAAGGAGTTGTATGTGcacttttttgtttcatatttctgataatttg tgaattattttttgctgACAAGAAGATGTGGCATCGTATAAGAG GATGCCAGATGTTACTTTCTATGAAGATTATATCCTTAGGTTTTGATACAGGATATACTGATAAACAAATGCCATCTCTTTTACCTTGTTTTGGGTACTTATTTCATGTTGGAACTGTGATATTTGGGCCATGGATTAGTTATTCTTCATATGTTGCAAGTAAATTGGACATCAAAatt actCTCTCTTGGCTGTCAACAATTGTTCGCTGCATATTTTTGAGTTTCATATTTTTGACTGTGTCAACTTGTTGGACAtcatttttgttatattctaCAGGATGGAA ATGGATAGATGCATATCGAGATGCACTATCATTTCGATCCAGCCACTACTTTGTGAGTTATATATCAGAAGTAACAGCAACTTTGTCAGGTGTGCG ATCATCAGCTGTCAGCTCTGCTTTTGAGATAGAATTACCTAGATCTCTTGTGGAAGTTGTTGTGTGGTGGAATGTGCCAATGCATTTTTGGTTGAAAACAT aTGTTTTCAAAACTGCCAAACCATTAGGAGATTTTGCTGCAATATTGTTAACTTATGCAGCTAGTTCTTTGTTACAT ggTCTTAATTTCCAGTTAGCAGCTGTACTTCTATCATTGGGATTTTATACTTATATAGAGCATG TACTCAGAAAAAAGCTTTCTGGTATTTTCAATGCATGCATTTTAGCCAGAAAATGTAAACCTGACTGTGAACATCTGTTTAAATCG aatGCTGTATATGTTAGAATAGCAAATATTGGATTTGGTCTTCTTGCAATGTTTCACCTGGCTTATTTAGGGGTTATGTTTGATAGCTCATCCTCTATTGAAGAAGAG ggcTACAATATGCAGCATACATTACAGAAATGGGCTGAGTTGGATTTTAGTAGCCATTGGGTggcattattttgttatattttttactatcttGTTTGA
- the LOC129963723 gene encoding protein-serine O-palmitoleoyltransferase porcupine-like isoform X2 translates to MWHRIRGCQMLLSMKIISLGFDTGYTDKQMPSLLPCFGYLFHVGTVIFGPWISYSSYVASKLDIKITLSWLSTIVRCIFLSFIFLTVSTCWTSFLLYSTGWKWIDAYRDALSFRSSHYFVSYISEVTATLSGVRSSAVSSAFEIELPRSLVEVVVWWNVPMHFWLKTYVFKTAKPLGDFAAILLTYAASSLLHGLNFQLAAVLLSLGFYTYIEHVLRKKLSGIFNACILARKCKPDCEHLFKSNAVYVRIANIGFGLLAMFHLAYLGVMFDSSSSIEEEGYNMQHTLQKWAELDFSSHWVALFCYIFYYLV, encoded by the exons ATGTGGCATCGTATAAGAG GATGCCAGATGTTACTTTCTATGAAGATTATATCCTTAGGTTTTGATACAGGATATACTGATAAACAAATGCCATCTCTTTTACCTTGTTTTGGGTACTTATTTCATGTTGGAACTGTGATATTTGGGCCATGGATTAGTTATTCTTCATATGTTGCAAGTAAATTGGACATCAAAatt actCTCTCTTGGCTGTCAACAATTGTTCGCTGCATATTTTTGAGTTTCATATTTTTGACTGTGTCAACTTGTTGGACAtcatttttgttatattctaCAGGATGGAA ATGGATAGATGCATATCGAGATGCACTATCATTTCGATCCAGCCACTACTTTGTGAGTTATATATCAGAAGTAACAGCAACTTTGTCAGGTGTGCG ATCATCAGCTGTCAGCTCTGCTTTTGAGATAGAATTACCTAGATCTCTTGTGGAAGTTGTTGTGTGGTGGAATGTGCCAATGCATTTTTGGTTGAAAACAT aTGTTTTCAAAACTGCCAAACCATTAGGAGATTTTGCTGCAATATTGTTAACTTATGCAGCTAGTTCTTTGTTACAT ggTCTTAATTTCCAGTTAGCAGCTGTACTTCTATCATTGGGATTTTATACTTATATAGAGCATG TACTCAGAAAAAAGCTTTCTGGTATTTTCAATGCATGCATTTTAGCCAGAAAATGTAAACCTGACTGTGAACATCTGTTTAAATCG aatGCTGTATATGTTAGAATAGCAAATATTGGATTTGGTCTTCTTGCAATGTTTCACCTGGCTTATTTAGGGGTTATGTTTGATAGCTCATCCTCTATTGAAGAAGAG ggcTACAATATGCAGCATACATTACAGAAATGGGCTGAGTTGGATTTTAGTAGCCATTGGGTggcattattttgttatattttttactatcttGTTTGA